From a single Emcibacter nanhaiensis genomic region:
- the cobA gene encoding uroporphyrinogen-III C-methyltransferase, which translates to MDFDRIFGELPDMVAGQVWLAGAGPGDPGLLSLLTLKGMQQADVIVYDALVSEEILAMAAEGVRLDFAGKRGGMPSRKQQDISEHLVRLAREGKKILRLKGGDPLVFGRGGEEARHLVENDVSFRIIPGITAGVGGLAYAGIPLTDRHTNSAVTFLTGHGEDGGLAKDIDWEALAKSSPVVVVYMALSRIELIAEKFLSSGRSPEEPVAIISKATTKDQKVVVTTLGRCGRDIERENIKAPAMIVIGEVVKLRRGLDWLGALAGRKLSADVSGIRPQGNL; encoded by the coding sequence ATGGATTTTGACAGGATTTTTGGGGAATTGCCCGATATGGTTGCCGGGCAGGTCTGGCTTGCCGGCGCCGGTCCGGGGGATCCGGGCCTGCTGTCGCTGCTGACCCTGAAAGGCATGCAGCAGGCGGATGTCATTGTTTATGACGCCCTGGTCAGTGAGGAAATCCTGGCGATGGCGGCGGAAGGCGTGCGCCTGGATTTTGCCGGCAAGCGGGGCGGCATGCCGTCCCGCAAACAGCAGGATATATCCGAGCATCTTGTCCGTCTCGCGCGTGAGGGAAAGAAAATCCTCCGGCTTAAGGGCGGTGACCCCCTGGTTTTCGGACGGGGCGGGGAGGAAGCCCGTCATCTGGTCGAGAATGATGTCTCCTTCCGGATTATTCCCGGTATCACCGCCGGCGTCGGCGGGCTGGCTTATGCCGGTATCCCGCTGACTGACCGGCATACGAACTCCGCCGTTACCTTCCTCACGGGGCATGGGGAAGATGGCGGCCTGGCCAAGGATATCGACTGGGAAGCGCTGGCGAAATCCTCGCCTGTCGTGGTGGTCTATATGGCGTTGAGCCGGATTGAGCTGATTGCGGAAAAATTTCTGTCTTCCGGACGTTCACCGGAGGAGCCGGTCGCGATCATCAGCAAGGCGACGACCAAAGACCAGAAAGTGGTGGTGACGACGCTGGGGCGGTGTGGTCGGGATATCGAGCGGGAAAATATAAAAGCGCCGGCCATGATTGTGATCGGGGAAGTAGTCAAACTGCGCAGGGGCCTGGACTGGCTCGGCGCACTGGCCGGCCGTAAACTGTCGGCCGATGTCTCCGGAATCAGGCCGCAGGGAAATCTCTAG
- a CDS encoding mannose-1-phosphate guanylyltransferase/mannose-6-phosphate isomerase, with amino-acid sequence MSSRKISPVILSGGSGTRLWPLSRALYPKQLLPLVGENTMIQETVKRVSDQDLFTQPLIIANEEHRFIIAEQLRQLGLDDPEIILEPEGRNTAPAAALAALHLENTNPNALMLIMPSDHIITDQEAFIAAINNALPAVAENQALATFGIIPTTPETGYGYIKKGAELEGCTGCHQVAEFREKPDLTTARSYVKSGDYLWNSGIFLFPARTFLDILSKFEPEMLDACRNAMADVEKDLCFLRPGKESFLASPSNSIDYAVMERTDNATVIPVDMGWNDIGSWSALWEVQDKDSDGNVCQGDIIAHSSRNCLLKSEGPAIAAIGLEDIVAVATDDAVLISHKDRTQDVKEVVSHLAREGRDEHISHTVVYRPWGSYQTSDIGDRFQVKRLTVNPGQTLSLQKHHHRAEHWIVVQGRAEVTIDENVKMLNENESCYIPIGSVHRLANPGKIPLHIVEVQSGSYLGEDDIVRFEDTYGRS; translated from the coding sequence GTGTCGTCTCGCAAAATCAGCCCTGTTATCCTGTCCGGCGGATCGGGAACAAGACTCTGGCCGCTGTCCAGGGCGCTTTATCCGAAACAGCTTCTGCCGCTGGTGGGGGAAAACACCATGATCCAGGAGACCGTCAAGCGGGTTTCCGATCAGGACCTGTTTACGCAGCCGCTGATTATTGCCAACGAGGAACACCGTTTCATTATTGCCGAACAGTTGCGCCAGCTCGGCCTGGATGACCCGGAAATCATTCTCGAACCGGAGGGGCGCAACACTGCGCCGGCTGCCGCTCTCGCCGCCCTGCATCTGGAGAACACCAACCCCAACGCACTGATGCTGATCATGCCGTCAGATCATATCATTACTGATCAGGAGGCCTTTATTGCCGCCATCAACAATGCCCTTCCGGCAGTGGCCGAAAACCAGGCCCTGGCGACCTTCGGGATTATCCCGACAACGCCGGAAACCGGATACGGTTACATTAAAAAGGGCGCTGAACTGGAAGGCTGCACCGGTTGCCACCAGGTTGCCGAATTCCGCGAGAAACCGGACCTGACCACGGCACGCTCCTATGTGAAAAGCGGAGACTACCTGTGGAACAGCGGGATATTCCTGTTCCCGGCCAGAACCTTCCTCGATATCCTGAGCAAATTCGAACCGGAGATGCTGGACGCTTGCAGGAACGCCATGGCCGATGTGGAAAAAGACCTTTGTTTCCTGCGCCCGGGCAAGGAAAGTTTCCTGGCCAGTCCCTCCAATTCCATTGACTATGCCGTGATGGAGCGCACCGACAATGCCACCGTCATTCCGGTGGATATGGGCTGGAATGATATCGGCTCCTGGTCCGCGCTGTGGGAAGTTCAGGACAAAGACAGCGACGGCAACGTCTGCCAGGGCGATATCATCGCTCACAGCAGCCGTAATTGCCTGCTGAAATCAGAGGGACCGGCCATTGCCGCCATCGGGCTGGAAGATATTGTCGCCGTCGCCACCGATGACGCAGTCCTGATCAGCCATAAGGACCGCACCCAGGATGTGAAGGAAGTGGTCAGCCACCTGGCCCGCGAAGGCCGGGATGAACATATTTCCCACACTGTCGTCTACCGTCCCTGGGGCTCTTACCAGACCTCCGATATCGGTGACCGTTTCCAGGTCAAACGGCTGACTGTCAATCCGGGGCAGACCCTGTCCCTGCAGAAACATCATCACCGGGCCGAACACTGGATTGTTGTCCAGGGCCGGGCCGAGGTCACCATCGACGAAAACGTGAAAATGCTGAACGAAAACGAGTCCTGCTACATCCCCATTGGCTCCGTCCACCGCCTGGCGAATCCGGGTAAAATCCCGCTGCATATTGTGGAAGTGCAGTCCGGCTCCTATCTGGGAGAAGATGATATTGTCAGGTTCGAGGACACCTACGGCAGAAGCTGA
- a CDS encoding protein containing Six-hairpin glycosidase-like domain protein produces MIRAVLAAAILVAGIITFFLLPEKKSAAAEPFPGATDLFAEIRMALIHGNEEALFQDPPELERFDPAISHLYVTLFQPGAKPLRWGTRRDSLTESLQRVISKIRHHPRFTDFDVADPARTRIKLEYLVNRMPMDDISLLGTQRKDQYRFEPGITGLHFSYSGQDYYYLPTEAYSKSHMSLNQTFDYLSRRLGFEDRSRRKRIARVKDSISDVELIESRAYISYQDKVLALYRGYPDPYSQDKEDIRRAFLSGVDWMLDNMKPNGQFLYFYDGYSDSYDDYQHPRNPDYYNILRHSGGTITLLWAYKRTGERKYLDAARRSIGFFLQQTRTRDIDGETGRYVFFNKKSKLGGEGIGLAALMRYYELSGDGRFLEEAHQMARHLLSRIEPSGEFMTYFIHLRFNNGAPLLTIPDEDRKELFSFYYPGEALMGLALYEKHAPLSDQWRAEIRQMSRKALDFLIYERPKKYPDQFLPLPADGWLMQAIEEWWARPDMQNQDYADHVYADARKMIDHMYLENNAPYKDYIGHFFYRHGDHAYPDGARAEGMLSAYFLAKLQGRREDANYFLHYNHKAARALMQTYNSPESSYFAPNPDQLVGSFRFKLTRQWVRVDSVQHTACFFARLYPELK; encoded by the coding sequence ATGATCAGAGCCGTCCTGGCCGCCGCGATACTTGTCGCCGGAATTATCACATTCTTCCTGCTGCCGGAAAAAAAGTCAGCAGCGGCAGAGCCATTCCCGGGAGCAACAGATCTGTTTGCCGAGATCAGGATGGCCCTGATCCACGGGAACGAGGAGGCGTTATTCCAGGACCCTCCCGAACTGGAGCGGTTTGACCCTGCCATTTCCCACCTCTATGTCACCCTGTTTCAGCCGGGCGCGAAACCGCTGCGCTGGGGCACCAGGCGGGACAGTTTGACGGAGAGCCTGCAGCGCGTCATAAGCAAAATCCGCCACCACCCGCGGTTCACCGACTTTGATGTGGCAGATCCGGCCAGGACCCGCATCAAGCTGGAATATCTTGTCAACCGCATGCCGATGGACGATATCAGCCTGCTGGGCACGCAACGGAAAGATCAATATCGGTTCGAGCCGGGCATTACCGGCCTGCATTTCAGCTATAGCGGCCAGGATTACTACTACCTGCCCACCGAGGCCTATTCCAAAAGCCATATGAGCCTCAACCAGACGTTCGATTACCTGAGCCGGCGCCTCGGCTTTGAAGACCGCTCCCGGCGCAAGAGGATCGCACGCGTCAAGGACAGTATTTCCGACGTGGAGCTGATCGAAAGCCGGGCCTACATCAGCTATCAGGACAAGGTGCTGGCGCTCTATCGCGGCTATCCGGATCCTTATTCGCAGGATAAGGAGGACATCCGGCGCGCCTTCCTGTCCGGCGTGGACTGGATGCTGGACAATATGAAACCAAACGGCCAGTTCCTGTATTTTTACGACGGCTATAGCGACAGCTATGACGATTACCAGCACCCGCGTAACCCGGATTATTACAATATCCTGCGGCACAGCGGCGGCACCATCACCCTGCTCTGGGCCTACAAGCGAACCGGTGAGCGGAAATACCTCGACGCGGCCCGCCGCTCGATCGGGTTTTTCCTGCAACAGACCCGCACCCGCGACATTGATGGAGAAACCGGACGCTATGTCTTTTTCAACAAAAAAAGCAAGCTGGGCGGTGAAGGCATCGGCCTTGCGGCCCTGATGCGCTATTATGAGCTCAGTGGCGACGGCCGTTTCCTCGAGGAAGCTCACCAGATGGCGCGGCACCTGCTGTCGCGGATTGAGCCGTCCGGGGAATTCATGACCTATTTCATCCATCTCAGGTTCAACAACGGTGCGCCCCTGCTGACCATCCCGGACGAGGACCGCAAGGAACTGTTTTCCTTTTATTATCCGGGTGAAGCCCTGATGGGCCTGGCGCTGTATGAGAAACATGCGCCGCTCTCGGACCAATGGCGCGCTGAAATCCGCCAGATGTCCCGCAAGGCGCTGGATTTCCTGATTTACGAGCGGCCGAAGAAATATCCCGACCAGTTCCTGCCGCTGCCGGCAGACGGCTGGCTGATGCAGGCGATTGAGGAATGGTGGGCCCGGCCGGATATGCAAAACCAGGATTATGCGGACCATGTCTATGCCGACGCCCGCAAAATGATCGATCACATGTATCTGGAGAATAATGCGCCCTACAAGGACTATATCGGTCATTTCTTCTACCGGCACGGCGACCACGCCTATCCGGACGGCGCCCGGGCCGAAGGCATGCTGTCAGCCTATTTCCTGGCCAAACTGCAGGGCCGCAGGGAAGACGCCAACTACTTCCTGCATTATAACCACAAGGCCGCCCGGGCCCTGATGCAGACCTACAACAGTCCGGAATCCAGCTATTTCGCCCCCAATCCGGACCAGCTGGTGGGATCGTTCCGCTTCAAGCTGACCCGGCAATGGGTGCGGGTCGATTCCGTCCAGCATACGGCCTGCTTTTTCGCCAGATTGTATCCCGAGTTGAAATAA
- a CDS encoding glycosyl transferase family protein translates to MAIDFLLVLKLLFYPVAGLILVSSLDDLFIDLCYHIRTIWRRLYTYQRHPAMQHPDLRGKGEQPFAVLIPCWQEADVIRNMLENTLRTYEYHNYHLFVGIYPNDPDSAAEVEHVARQYSRVHACPVPRDGPTDKADCLNATLQRVWEFERENDLEFTGFVLHDAEDIIHPLELKLFNHLIDRKDMIQLPVIPLERPLGNLTGGHYLDEFAENHCKELVVREALTGLVPSAGVGCAFSRRAFRKLQSRGDVFRSGSLTEDYDLALRLGALGCSEIFVRFPQKARDGRSSLIATREYFPDTVRGVVRQKSRWLIGIVFQAWRRRKWPGSLAFRYILFRDRKGFFTAWLNMAAYLLLLGVLLYWSLSVTVFANMSMPPLMRRGEPLEYLLWINLVLLLNRALHSVAFCYHTYGPACAALSLPRQVWGNVLNFLAGFRAFRLYSLHLLTGRPLSWDKTAHQFPDAEELAPLRLGDMMLQQQLITWDDLDKALLLQRTSPLPLGRILLAQQLIDQAMLDRLLTDQTRRREQSHADKA, encoded by the coding sequence ATGGCCATCGATTTTCTGCTTGTGCTCAAGCTGTTGTTCTATCCGGTTGCCGGCCTGATCCTGGTCAGCAGCCTGGACGACCTTTTTATCGATCTTTGTTACCATATCAGGACTATCTGGCGCCGGCTCTATACCTACCAACGCCATCCGGCCATGCAGCACCCGGACCTGCGGGGAAAAGGGGAACAGCCATTTGCCGTCCTCATCCCCTGCTGGCAGGAAGCAGACGTGATCCGGAATATGCTGGAAAACACGCTCAGGACTTACGAATATCACAACTATCATCTTTTCGTCGGCATTTACCCCAATGATCCGGACAGTGCGGCGGAAGTCGAACATGTCGCCCGGCAATATAGCCGGGTTCACGCCTGCCCTGTTCCCCGTGACGGCCCGACCGACAAGGCCGACTGCCTGAATGCCACCCTGCAGCGGGTATGGGAATTTGAACGGGAAAACGACCTGGAGTTCACGGGCTTCGTCCTGCATGACGCCGAAGATATCATCCACCCCCTGGAACTGAAACTGTTCAACCACCTGATTGATCGCAAGGATATGATTCAATTGCCGGTCATCCCCCTGGAACGACCGCTCGGGAACCTGACCGGCGGTCACTATCTGGATGAATTTGCGGAAAATCACTGTAAGGAACTGGTGGTGCGGGAAGCCCTGACCGGCCTTGTTCCCAGCGCCGGGGTAGGCTGCGCCTTCAGCCGGCGCGCCTTCAGGAAGCTGCAAAGCCGGGGCGACGTGTTCCGCTCCGGCAGCCTGACCGAAGATTATGACCTGGCGCTCCGGCTGGGCGCTCTCGGCTGCAGCGAGATATTCGTGCGCTTTCCCCAGAAGGCCCGCGACGGTAGAAGCAGCCTGATTGCCACCCGTGAATATTTTCCCGACACGGTCCGCGGCGTGGTACGGCAAAAATCCCGCTGGCTGATCGGCATCGTCTTCCAGGCCTGGCGGCGACGGAAATGGCCGGGCTCGCTGGCCTTTCGATACATATTGTTCAGGGACCGCAAGGGCTTCTTCACCGCCTGGCTGAATATGGCCGCCTATCTGCTGCTTCTGGGCGTCCTGCTCTATTGGTCACTCTCTGTCACAGTCTTTGCCAACATGAGCATGCCGCCGCTGATGCGACGTGGCGAGCCGCTGGAATATCTGCTGTGGATCAACCTCGTCCTGCTGCTGAACCGGGCCCTGCACAGCGTGGCCTTCTGTTACCATACCTACGGGCCGGCCTGCGCGGCCCTGTCCCTGCCCCGACAGGTCTGGGGCAATGTCCTTAATTTTCTGGCCGGGTTCCGGGCATTCCGGCTCTACAGCCTGCACCTGCTCACCGGGCGCCCGCTGTCATGGGACAAGACCGCCCATCAATTCCCTGACGCTGAAGAGCTGGCACCGCTACGACTGGGCGATATGATGCTGCAACAGCAACTGATCACATGGGACGACCTTGACAAAGCCCTGCTGCTGCAACGGACGTCTCCCCTGCCGCTCGGCAGGATCCTGCTTGCTCAACAACTGATAGACCAGGCCATGCTGGACCGGCTGCTGACTGACCAAACACGCAGGCGGGAGCAGTCCCATGCGGACAAGGCTTAA
- a CDS encoding NfrA family protein, with protein sequence MRTRLKFTLLLVSVSGFLSLLFHLGWTSDVFRQERAWYHRFPKQDRGEPPTTPAAPAISIPIPSPVPPIALAMSVNAEITVSAGPEEPVPKPAPVAPPDKPPEQAKENPRLEVRLEFDENIDQVHTAEKNDWYSHADKGYHLLAAGDHAGAIDAFEQALELNPDRTELKLQLAYSALKLHRNRQAVRWFSAVVRDREPAPSFALRRQIEELENRWSADGYLIYRDQQDDFGPLTGPNLVQSQAGLELSWQPPGIGYNNGRKLALYGRLLWALEEESLSFSDRSYQGGVGLRYKPLSRHNLVLSVERLLEVGSFARNDWMLRAGYSLDHGTDWQPARRWWSWSLYVDAAMIRPRDPDIYLTFQAQGGPAFRLTEQMTVQPGGLVLVNWQQDRYRTAHLVEGGPGVKFRIYFNESRYEAWRSHIELAVDYRFRIAGNSLGGSGPVAILLFHF encoded by the coding sequence ATGCGGACAAGGCTTAAGTTCACCCTGCTTCTTGTCTCGGTTTCGGGCTTCCTCTCGCTCCTCTTCCATCTGGGATGGACCTCGGATGTTTTCCGCCAGGAGCGGGCCTGGTACCACCGCTTTCCCAAGCAGGACAGGGGAGAGCCGCCGACCACCCCTGCCGCACCCGCGATCTCCATACCGATACCTTCCCCGGTACCACCCATTGCCTTGGCGATGTCAGTCAATGCCGAAATAACAGTCTCTGCAGGTCCTGAAGAACCGGTTCCAAAGCCGGCCCCTGTCGCGCCGCCAGACAAGCCCCCCGAACAGGCCAAAGAAAATCCGCGCCTCGAGGTGAGACTGGAATTTGACGAAAACATCGACCAGGTGCACACTGCGGAAAAGAACGATTGGTACAGCCATGCCGACAAAGGCTACCACCTGCTTGCCGCAGGTGATCATGCCGGCGCCATCGATGCCTTTGAACAGGCGCTCGAACTCAACCCCGACCGAACGGAACTCAAACTGCAACTGGCCTACAGCGCCCTGAAGCTGCACCGGAACAGGCAGGCGGTCCGGTGGTTTTCCGCTGTGGTCCGCGACCGGGAACCAGCCCCTTCATTTGCCTTGCGGCGGCAGATTGAGGAGCTGGAAAACCGCTGGTCGGCGGACGGTTACCTGATTTATCGGGACCAGCAGGATGACTTCGGGCCGCTCACCGGCCCCAACCTGGTTCAGTCCCAGGCCGGTCTGGAGCTTTCCTGGCAACCACCCGGGATCGGTTATAACAACGGTCGCAAACTGGCGCTCTATGGTCGCCTGCTGTGGGCGCTGGAAGAGGAAAGCCTCAGCTTCAGCGACCGCAGCTATCAGGGCGGGGTCGGCCTGCGCTACAAGCCGCTCTCCCGCCACAATCTGGTGCTGTCGGTGGAACGGCTGCTGGAGGTCGGCAGCTTCGCCCGCAACGACTGGATGCTGCGGGCCGGCTATTCCCTGGACCACGGCACCGACTGGCAGCCCGCGCGCCGCTGGTGGAGCTGGAGTCTCTATGTTGACGCTGCGATGATCCGTCCCCGGGACCCGGACATCTACCTGACCTTCCAGGCGCAGGGCGGCCCTGCCTTTCGCCTGACAGAACAAATGACAGTCCAGCCCGGCGGTCTGGTTCTGGTCAACTGGCAACAGGACCGATACCGCACGGCACATTTGGTCGAGGGCGGCCCCGGTGTCAAATTCAGAATTTACTTTAATGAAAGCCGCTATGAAGCCTGGCGCAGTCACATCGAGCTTGCCGTCGACTACCGGTTCCGGATTGCCGGCAACAGCCTGGGGGGAAGCGGGCCGGTGGCCATCCTGCTATTTCACTTTTAA
- a CDS encoding DUF2059 domain-containing protein, producing the protein MRFLTILFVILAAFPAFADENTEKQKLVVEIMKESRMTETMNKSLIAVGDQLKANLQKMRGKLSDEKAAIFQEVFEEEMTKVSNRTAAFGAGFMVQNYTIEDLQVMLEFYKSPTGKKSMALMPQMMMQTQKFMQTILPDAFANIQQKIQTRFDEADAENPS; encoded by the coding sequence ATGCGCTTTCTCACTATCCTGTTTGTCATCCTTGCCGCTTTTCCGGCCTTTGCCGACGAAAACACAGAAAAACAGAAACTGGTCGTCGAGATCATGAAGGAATCCCGGATGACGGAAACCATGAACAAAAGCCTGATTGCCGTGGGCGACCAGCTCAAGGCCAACCTGCAGAAGATGCGGGGCAAACTGTCCGATGAAAAAGCCGCTATCTTCCAGGAAGTTTTTGAGGAGGAAATGACCAAGGTCTCCAACCGGACCGCCGCCTTTGGCGCCGGCTTCATGGTGCAGAACTACACCATCGAGGACCTGCAGGTGATGCTGGAATTCTACAAATCGCCAACCGGCAAGAAAAGCATGGCCCTGATGCCGCAGATGATGATGCAGACCCAGAAGTTCATGCAAACCATCCTGCCGGACGCCTTTGCCAATATTCAGCAGAAAATCCAGACCCGGTTTGATGAAGCGGATGCCGAAAACCCGAGCTGA
- a CDS encoding DUF2059 domain-containing protein, with protein MRFIALILLCCFASPAFADDNTEKQKLIVQIFEETHMDQTINKSFKQLSTVLKQNLLRNAKNLTAEQIGIFSEIFEQEMIGLTDDVMAFSADFWVRNFTLEEMQSILVFYRTDAGKKSIDLMPQLMVENQQFIQNKLPGMLQNLQQKFKQRLEQQQESNPS; from the coding sequence ATGCGCTTTATCGCTCTTATCCTGCTTTGCTGCTTTGCTTCGCCCGCTTTTGCCGATGACAATACGGAAAAGCAGAAGCTGATCGTCCAGATCTTTGAAGAAACGCATATGGACCAGACCATCAACAAGAGTTTTAAGCAGCTTTCCACTGTCCTGAAGCAAAACCTGCTCAGAAATGCCAAGAATCTGACGGCTGAACAGATCGGTATTTTCTCGGAAATCTTTGAACAGGAAATGATCGGCCTGACCGACGATGTCATGGCCTTTTCGGCCGATTTCTGGGTCCGCAACTTTACCCTGGAGGAGATGCAGTCGATTCTGGTTTTCTACCGGACTGATGCCGGCAAAAAATCCATTGACCTTATGCCCCAGCTGATGGTGGAAAACCAGCAATTCATCCAGAACAAACTGCCCGGCATGCTGCAAAACCTGCAGCAGAAATTCAAACAGCGCCTGGAACAACAGCAGGAAAGCAATCCCAGTTAA
- a CDS encoding amidohydrolase: MKYLALLGGLLTSGGFQPAVACEQADLVLHNATIYTVNDKAPRAEALAIRDGKFIYVGNEDGVKPYLCGGNDIRDLKGMAVYPGFTDSHYHLKGVGYREKELNLQGAESLAKMLQQVSAYLQAHPVAEGGWLTGRGWIEKTWPEKRFPTRQEIDEIVPDRPAFLVRADGHAGIANSLALKMAGINAAAPDPNGGEILKDASGEPTGMLVDNAMELVTRLIPEPSRADDKEAFLLATERNAALGWTQIQNAGGTWRDLELLEELRQEGRLKTRVYYALSDGAPAKRLLAEGPITDPDHMIVARAIKLYTDGALGSRGAALLADYADHHGKGLLLTDHDKIMPILIEALTKGIQIETHAIGDRANRLVLDWYQEAFNTVPPEQRKVKAPRWRIEHAQNIHPDDQQRFIDLGVIPSMQASHAIGDLHFARDRLGLERLKYAYPWKDMIKKGAVIPGGSDAPVEIGDPRIEFYAAVTRKDLNGFQAEGWHPEQALSREEALKMLTLWPAIAAFQEDVRGSIEVGKLSDLTVLTKDIMTVPEDFIMSAVTAMTVVGGHIVADPVIVMVTTPKNEQ, translated from the coding sequence ATGAAATATCTTGCACTTCTTGGCGGGCTCCTGACGTCCGGCGGCTTTCAGCCTGCAGTCGCCTGTGAACAGGCCGATCTGGTCCTGCATAACGCCACCATCTATACAGTCAATGACAAGGCCCCCCGCGCGGAGGCTCTCGCCATCCGGGACGGAAAATTCATTTATGTCGGCAACGAGGACGGGGTAAAGCCCTATCTGTGCGGCGGCAATGACATCCGCGACCTGAAGGGCATGGCGGTCTATCCGGGCTTTACTGATTCCCATTATCACCTCAAAGGCGTTGGGTACCGGGAAAAGGAACTGAACCTGCAGGGCGCAGAGAGCCTGGCGAAGATGCTGCAACAGGTGTCCGCTTATCTGCAGGCCCATCCGGTCGCGGAAGGCGGCTGGCTCACCGGGCGAGGCTGGATCGAAAAGACCTGGCCGGAAAAACGTTTTCCCACCCGGCAGGAAATTGATGAGATTGTTCCGGACCGGCCCGCTTTTCTGGTCCGCGCCGACGGCCATGCGGGGATCGCCAACAGCCTGGCCCTGAAGATGGCCGGTATCAACGCCGCCGCCCCGGACCCCAACGGCGGGGAAATCCTGAAGGATGCCAGCGGGGAACCCACCGGCATGCTGGTGGATAACGCCATGGAACTGGTCACACGTCTGATCCCTGAGCCCAGCCGGGCGGACGACAAGGAAGCCTTCCTTCTGGCCACAGAACGGAATGCCGCCCTGGGCTGGACCCAGATCCAGAATGCGGGCGGCACCTGGCGGGACCTGGAACTGCTTGAGGAACTCCGGCAGGAAGGCAGGCTGAAAACCCGGGTTTATTACGCCCTCTCTGACGGCGCGCCCGCAAAACGGCTGCTGGCCGAGGGGCCAATCACGGACCCGGATCATATGATTGTTGCCCGGGCCATCAAGCTTTATACGGACGGAGCCCTGGGCTCCCGCGGGGCGGCCCTGCTTGCAGACTATGCCGACCATCACGGTAAGGGCTTGCTGCTTACCGATCATGACAAAATCATGCCCATCCTCATCGAGGCCCTGACAAAAGGCATCCAAATTGAAACCCACGCCATCGGGGACCGGGCCAACCGGCTGGTGCTGGACTGGTATCAGGAAGCCTTTAACACCGTGCCGCCGGAACAGCGGAAAGTCAAAGCGCCGCGCTGGCGCATCGAACACGCCCAGAATATCCATCCTGACGACCAGCAGCGTTTTATCGATCTGGGCGTCATTCCCTCCATGCAGGCAAGCCACGCTATCGGTGACCTGCATTTCGCCCGCGATCGCCTTGGCCTGGAACGGCTCAAATATGCCTACCCTTGGAAGGATATGATCAAAAAAGGCGCCGTCATTCCCGGCGGATCGGATGCACCGGTGGAGATCGGCGATCCGCGGATTGAGTTTTATGCCGCCGTTACCCGGAAAGACCTGAACGGTTTCCAGGCGGAAGGCTGGCATCCCGAGCAGGCCCTGAGCCGCGAGGAGGCGCTGAAAATGCTGACCCTCTGGCCCGCCATCGCTGCTTTTCAGGAGGATGTCAGGGGGAGCATTGAAGTGGGCAAGCTGTCCGATCTGACAGTGCTAACCAAAGACATCATGACAGTTCCCGAAGATTTTATCATGAGTGCGGTTACTGCCATGACGGTCGTTGGCGGACACATCGTCGCAGATCCGGTCATTGTTATGGTCACAACCCCAAAGAATGAGCAATGA